A single region of the Bacteroidota bacterium genome encodes:
- a CDS encoding 2-oxoacid:ferredoxin oxidoreductase subunit beta produces MSETIQLTAKDFATDQEVRWCPGCGDYSILKQVHTVLPQLGIPRENIVVVSGIGCSSRFPYYTNTFGMHSIHGRATAVASGLKAARPDLSVWIVTGDGDGLSIGGNHMIHLLRRNFNVNVLLFNNEIYGLTKGQYSPTSPLGKVAKSTPMGSVDHPFNPAALALGADATFVARSMDRDPAHLQESLIRANAHKGTSFLEIYQNCNIFNDGAFEVFTEKANKKTNDLFVRHGQPLVFGETDNWGIKLDGFTPVAVDLNAGYTKDDLWIHDETDIYKAQILARIFDNPAIDGHLPRPFGVFYATDKRATYEDLMNEQLNAALGKGEGDLDKLIRGSETWEIK; encoded by the coding sequence ATGAGCGAAACGATTCAATTAACGGCGAAAGATTTTGCGACTGACCAGGAAGTTAGGTGGTGTCCCGGTTGTGGAGATTATTCTATTTTAAAACAGGTGCATACTGTGTTACCACAATTGGGTATTCCGCGTGAGAATATTGTTGTAGTATCGGGTATCGGTTGTTCTTCGCGTTTTCCTTATTATACCAATACATTTGGAATGCACAGTATTCACGGTCGCGCTACTGCAGTTGCGTCCGGATTAAAGGCTGCGCGTCCTGATTTAAGTGTTTGGATTGTTACAGGTGACGGTGATGGTTTATCAATTGGTGGTAATCACATGATTCACTTATTACGCAGAAATTTTAACGTGAACGTTTTATTGTTCAACAATGAAATTTACGGATTAACAAAAGGACAATATTCACCAACATCACCATTAGGAAAAGTTGCGAAATCAACACCAATGGGTTCGGTTGATCATCCGTTTAATCCTGCTGCTTTAGCACTTGGTGCTGATGCAACATTTGTTGCAAGAAGTATGGATCGCGACCCTGCACATTTACAGGAATCGTTAATTCGTGCTAATGCACATAAAGGCACATCGTTTTTAGAAATCTACCAAAACTGTAACATTTTTAATGATGGTGCATTTGAGGTATTTACTGAAAAAGCGAACAAAAAAACAAACGATTTATTTGTGCGTCACGGTCAGCCATTAGTATTTGGCGAAACCGATAACTGGGGTATTAAATTAGACGGATTTACACCTGTTGCCGTAGATTTGAATGCCGGTTATACGAAAGATGATTTGTGGATTCACGATGAAACTGATATTTATAAAGCGCAAATTTTAGCGCGAATTTTTGATAACCCTGCTATTGACGGTCATTTACCTCGTCCGTTCGGCGTATTTTATGCTACCGACAAACGTGCTACTTATGAGGATTTGATGAACGAACAGTTAAACGCTGCCTTAGGAAAAGGTGAAGGCGATTTAGATAAACTGATTCGTGGTTCAGAAACCTGGGAAATTAAATAA
- a CDS encoding 2-oxoacid:acceptor oxidoreductase subunit alpha yields MNITTLEDVVIKFAGDSGDGMQLTGGQFTTNTALLGADLATFPDFPAEIRAPIGTLPGVSGFQLHFGSRKIYTPGDACDVLVAMNVAALKVNLYALKKGAIVIANTDGFDSRNMRLANAETNPLEDGTLDGYQVIKIDVTKLTREALSDITMGVKEKDRCKNMFVLGFLYYMYSRTLESTERFLTSKFSKKPDVLEANVRALKAGYNYADTVEVFASRYKVEAAKLDPGTYRSIMGNEAAAMGFVAASKKCGLPLFLGSYPITPASDILHALAANKNFGVRTFQAEDEIAAICSSIGAAFGGHLALTTTSGPGVALKGEAMGLAVMLEMPLVVVNIQRAGPSTGMPTKTEQADLLQALYGRNGECPMPVIAAARPSDAFDVAFESCRIALQHMTPVMMLSDGYIANGAEPWKFPKSADLPEIKVEFAKPIEDGSPYLPYKRDEKLSRPWAIPGTKGLEHRIGGLEKANETGNISYDADNHEFMVKLREEKVERIADYIPLQTIESGPSKGKVLVVGWGSTYGSIQSAVNHLLADGYEVAHAHIRYLKPFPKNLGEILFSYDKVIVPEINNGQLVKVLRDKYMIPAIPYNKIKGTPITSGELIEAIMELM; encoded by the coding sequence ATGAATATTACAACGCTTGAAGATGTAGTCATCAAATTTGCCGGCGATAGTGGTGACGGTATGCAGCTTACCGGTGGGCAGTTTACAACTAACACTGCACTTTTAGGGGCCGATTTGGCCACATTTCCTGACTTTCCTGCCGAAATTCGTGCACCAATAGGTACTTTGCCGGGTGTTTCGGGTTTTCAGTTACACTTTGGCAGCCGCAAAATTTACACGCCGGGCGATGCCTGTGATGTGCTGGTTGCCATGAACGTAGCCGCTTTAAAGGTGAACTTATACGCACTGAAAAAAGGCGCTATTGTAATAGCCAATACAGATGGTTTTGACTCAAGAAACATGCGCCTCGCCAATGCGGAAACCAATCCGCTGGAAGATGGTACACTGGATGGCTATCAGGTTATTAAAATTGACGTTACGAAACTTACCCGCGAAGCCCTCTCCGATATCACGATGGGTGTGAAGGAGAAGGATCGTTGTAAAAATATGTTTGTGCTCGGCTTTTTATACTATATGTATAGCCGCACACTTGAATCGACTGAACGATTTTTAACATCGAAATTCAGTAAAAAACCGGATGTGCTGGAAGCCAACGTGCGCGCACTGAAAGCCGGTTATAACTATGCTGATACCGTTGAAGTTTTTGCTTCTCGTTATAAAGTGGAAGCTGCAAAACTGGATCCGGGCACTTACCGCAGTATAATGGGTAATGAGGCTGCCGCCATGGGTTTTGTTGCCGCCAGTAAAAAATGCGGATTACCATTGTTTTTAGGCTCATACCCTATTACGCCGGCATCGGACATTTTACATGCCCTTGCTGCGAATAAAAACTTTGGTGTGCGCACTTTTCAGGCAGAAGATGAAATTGCTGCCATTTGTTCATCAATAGGCGCCGCTTTTGGTGGTCACCTTGCATTAACTACTACTTCAGGTCCGGGTGTTGCCCTTAAAGGTGAAGCGATGGGTCTTGCAGTAATGCTGGAAATGCCGTTGGTGGTTGTGAATATTCAGCGCGCAGGTCCGTCAACCGGTATGCCTACCAAGACAGAACAAGCCGATTTGTTACAGGCATTATACGGCAGAAACGGCGAATGTCCGATGCCGGTTATTGCTGCTGCTCGTCCGAGTGATGCATTTGATGTTGCATTTGAATCGTGCCGCATAGCCTTACAACACATGACTCCGGTTATGATGTTGAGCGATGGTTATATTGCCAATGGTGCTGAACCTTGGAAATTCCCGAAATCGGCAGACCTTCCTGAAATAAAAGTGGAATTTGCTAAACCGATTGAAGATGGTTCGCCATATTTACCATACAAACGCGATGAAAAACTAAGTCGCCCTTGGGCAATTCCGGGCACCAAAGGTTTGGAACACCGCATTGGTGGTTTAGAAAAAGCAAATGAAACAGGTAACATTTCATACGACGCCGATAACCATGAATTTATGGTGAAATTGCGCGAAGAAAAAGTTGAACGTATTGCTGATTATATTCCATTACAAACAATTGAGAGTGGTCCTTCAAAAGGAAAAGTTTTAGTTGTTGGATGGGGTTCAACTTACGGCTCAATTCAAAGTGCTGTTAACCATTTATTAGCCGATGGTTATGAAGTTGCGCACGCACATATTCGTTATTTAAAACCTTTCCCTAAAAATTTAGGTGAAATTTTATTCAGCTACGATAAAGTAATTGTTCCTGAAATTAACAACGGACAATTAGTGAAGGTATTAAGAGATAAATATATGATACCTGCTATTCCGTACAATAAAATTAAAGGAACACCGATTACGAGTGGTGAGTTGATTGAGGCGATTATGGAGTTAATGTGA